The DNA segment CATCAGCACCGGTCAGGTGGTTTTCATTCTGGCGCCGCGGATCAATGCGCTGGGGCGTCTGGGGGCGGCTGGTGAGGCGGTACGTCTTCTGTCGACACGCGATGAGCAAGTGGCTGCAGAGATCGCTCGCAAATTAGACGAAGAAAACAAGCGGCGTAAGGCTATCGATGAAACCACGCTCAAAGAAGCTCTGGCGCAGATCCAGGAAATAGTTGATCTGGATAACGACCGGGCAATAATTCTGTCCGGTGAAGGTTGGCACCAGGGGGTTATTGGAATTGTCGCCAGTCGTATAGTCGAGCGCTATCATCTGCCGACTATCATGATCTCGGTAACCGACGGTGTCGGCAAAGGTTCGGCGCGCTCGATCCCCGGTTTCCATTTGTGCGAAGCTCTGAAAGAGTGCGAACACCTGTTGATCAAATACGGCGGTCACAAGTATGCTGCCGGACTGTCGATCCGCGACGATCAGATTACAGAATTCCGCGAAGCGTTCAAAAAAGTCTCGATCAAGCATCTCACCAACGAGGACATTGCTCCCAAGCTGCACATAGACCTGGAGATCGAACTCACCGAGATCAACGACGATCTCATGCAGACTTTTGAAGAGTTCTCGCCCTTTGGTCCTCAGAATATGCGACCGGTTTTTCTGACGCGCAACTGCGAGGTCGTGGGTCAGCCCTATATTGTCGGAAAGAACCATCTCAAGATGCGAGTTCGCAAGGGAGACCCGGTCTTTGACGTCATAGGTTTCGGCTTCGGACACATGGCCAGCCTGATCTCGGACAAAGGATGCCTGGTCGACTTAGCATACGTTATTGAATACAACACTTACAACGACGTGACGCGCAAACAACTCAGGTTGAAAGACATCAAACTGACGGCCGGTAATCTGTCCACCGGATTTGCCTAACTATGGAGTTGCTCGACCGATTTTTCTCCGGAGATATCCGGGCACTGTCGCGCCTGATCACTCAGGTTGAGAATCGCCGGGAGGGGTTTCGCAAGCTGCTGGGCGACCTGTCGAAAAAAACCGGCCGGGCCATAAAAATCGGCGTTACGGGACCGCCCGGCGCAGGTAAGTCCACTTTGGTCTACTGTCTGACCTCCCTGCTTTCAGGTGCGGGCACCAAAGTAGGAATCGTTGCCGTCGACCCATCGTCGCCCTTCACCGGTGGAGCCCTGTTGGGAGATCGCGTCCGCATGGGCGAGCTACCCTCAGACGGCCGAGTGTATTTTCGGTCGATGGCCTCACGTGGCGCCACCGGCGGATTGTCGTCGGCTACCGATAACGTGTCGATGGTGCTGGATGCATTTGGATTCGACATTATCCTGATCGAGACGGTAGGCGTGGGCCAGGTCGAACTTGATATTGTCGATGCCTGTGACACGGTCGTGGTGGTAGTTGTGCCGGAGTCCGGCGATGCCGTGCAGACCATGAAAGCCGGACTGATGGAAGTGGCCGACATAATGGTGGTCAACAAGGCGGATCGTCAGGGTGCCGAAAGTTTGGCCGTCGAACTGAAGCACGCGCTACATCTTAGAACATCAACTCAAGATGCTTGGGAGACGAAAGTGGTGACTACTCAGGCGAATCAATCTATCGGTATCGAGAAGTTGCATCAACGCATCAGAGAGCACCTTGAGTTCATAAAGGCCAACGATCATTTTGATCGGCATCGACGATTGCAGGTTCAGAAGAAGATACTGGCTATTCTGAGTCACCGCTTTCGTCGGGAGTTTATTGACCGTTTGGCTGAGCAAGTAGATTTTGATCAGATCGTCGATGATGTCTATCGCGGGCGCTCGGACCCCTACCTGGTGGCCGACGAATTGTATCAGACGTACGCTCGGTCACATCCTTCGTGACCGGGGACCTCTTTTCTTAACGATTAGTCGGTAGAGTTAGTAAGTTGACAGACCGGCACCTGTCATGGCGGGATTGTCTGCGCATTGACGAAGGCAGACATAAACAGCGAAAGCCTCACGGCCACACTCAAACAGCAGTACCTGAACCGGCAGCGTATCATTCTCGGCAATCCGACCTGTGGCTACTCGGCATACTTCGGGAAGAGAGATTTCAACCGACTTGTCCTGCTCCGACATGATTGTCTTGACCTTGCCTGATATCTGGTTGATAATCTCGCCGACACCATCCGGTAAATCTCTGTCGGAGACGGCACCTTCGTCACAACAAGCCATTTGTGCCGACAACCGCCGAGCCAACAAGGTCGACAGGCCAACCGCGAGGCATCCTTGGAGGTGTCCGGATAGCGGCATGAGGGCGCAGACCTCACCCGACAGATGATACTCTTTCCTGGCATAGTTTCCCGTTTGAACGATTTCGACTCCGGCTATTTGTCCCACAACCAATCGCGTCGCCTGAGCTATGACTTGAAGGATATCTTCATCCGGAGAACTCTCCACGCCCACCTTAGTCAGGGCACGTTGGATTTGCCTTCGGACTTGATCGTCATCAAAAGGCGATATCAACATAGTGCAGCTATGATCGATGGGCGTATGTTGACGGTCCAGATCAGTCTGGTCGAGGCTGATAACAATCGGAATATCGCGATACCCGACCAGCGACTTAAACCGCACCATGTTTCTCTTGTGCGAACCGGGGTCGGACCGTTTTTCGATTATCACCAGAGCGCAGTCATCAAGATCGAACGCCTGGCTGCGTTCGATTGCTTCGAAACGGTACTCGTCGGAGAGAATCCGTCTCAATTGGTCGGCCCGCTCTAAGTTTTCGCCTATGTATACCAGTTTCTTCACGATGGCTCTGATTGTCAGAGCTGTCGCCGAGTCATCCGATGGCAGCTTTGAACCAGCGCTATTGTTTCGGGACAGCTTTGAAGTTGGTCAATTCGTTGATTTGTCTGGCCATGTCCTCAGGCTTGAACGGCTTGACCAGATATGAGTTCGCCCCGGCTTTGATCGCCTTAATGACATCTTCTTCGGCACCGTCGGAGGTGGCCATTAGTACGGGGATATGGGCGCAGTCATTCTGCGAACGGATTTTGCACAGTACTTCGTAGCCGTCCATCAACGGCATATTCCAGTCGAGAATGACCAGCGCTATGTCACGTTCGTTTTTTCTGAGTTTGGCCAGTGCCTCGGCGCCGTTCTCTGCTTCGATAGGCTTGAACCCCTGGTCGGTGACGATTTTGGCAATGCCGCGACGGATGAGGGCCGAGTCTTCTGCAATCAGTATTTTCATTGTTGCTCCCTTGAAGCTTCTGTTTGCCTCTACTATCGGCAGATTTCAGGCATAAGTGAGCAGGGTCAGCTTGCTCGAAACGGGGAGTTAGCAAGTAGGGTGGGTCCGTCTTCGGAGCCGCCGATTAGGTTGCATCCACGATCATCTCAACGACCCACCAAACGCCCTCGATAATCACCTGTCCGACACCGTCCACCACCAAATCAGCACCGGTCCCGACGGCTCCCGACGCGTCGGCCGAGTGACTTCGTTGTACAGATGATCTAATCTGCTCAAGTTCGCCCGGGTCAAAAAACATCCCCTTGCAGGCCGAACACCAATCAATCTCGCTGTTACCATACTTAGCTCGGGATAGATGTTGGTAACGACAGGTGGGACACGGGAGCCCGGTGGCTACCCCACCCTTTTCGAGAACAGCCCAAAGCTGTGTTGACTTGTCAAGCTGTGACTTTATCTCGGCCAACTCCAACCACGTTCCGCTGCATCTGTGGCATTGCTTGACGGAAAGATCACTTATCCCGAGATTGCTCATAGGTCCGGAGCATTTTGGACAAACGATCTCAGACATTTCAGCAGCCGAGGGTCTCGTAAGCCTCGCTTAGATACTCAATCAGATCACCGGCGATAACAGAACGCTCTGTCAATTGATCGGCTGCCAGATCACCGGCCAAACCATGGACAAAAACACCGATCAAAGTAGCCTCGATAGCTCTCACGCCCTGAGCCAGAAACGATCCGATCACACCGGTGAGAACGTCACCGGAGCCGCCGGTAGCCATACCTGAGTTACCGGTCGGATTGAGAAAACTCTCGCCATTGGGACCTGCGACGATAGTGGGGCTACCTTTGAGGACAAGAATCACCCGGTGTTCGGTTGCAAACTGTTGGCCCGTTTGGATTCTTTCGTGAATGTCTTCGGGTAAGACGTCAAGGCCGGCCAGTCGACAGAACTCGCCCGGGTGCGGCGTGAGTATCGGAGGTACGTTTTTCTTAGCAAGAACATCCAGATGGCCGACGAGGGCGTTGAGTCCATCGGCATCGACCACCAGTGGTTGTTCAAGGCTTGAAACAAATCTCCTGATCAATTCGGACGTTTCATGATGCGTGCCGACACCCGGTCCGACGGCAACGGCATCATGCTGGGAGGCCAGCTTACGTACTTCACCCAGCCCGCGCAGAGCCAAAGCGCCTTTCCTGGCCACATCGGGCAGCGGCCAGGTGGTGGCCTCCAGCACCGAAGATGCGATCAACGGCAGGGCGGTGTGGGGACAACCCACCTTCGCCATACCGCAACCTGAGCGCAAGGCGCTCTTTGCCGCCATGGCCGCCGCACCGGTCATGCCGACCGATCCTGCCAACAGAAAAAGTTTTCCGAAGTCGCCTTTATGACCGTTCGGCTTGCGTTCAGGGATCAGGCTCGCAACCCGGTCGGGTGTGATAAGGTCCGTCTTCAGATCGAGACTATCCACCACTCCATCAGGGATACCTATCGGCACGGTTATAACCGCCCCGGCCAACTCCCGCCCCGGTGTTACAAACAGACCATATTTGGGAAGAGCCAGCGTGCAGGTATAGTCGGCCCGAACAGCGACACCGTCGTGCTGTCCATTATCGGCGTTGAGTCCGGAAGGCAGGTCGATGGCGATGGTGCATTGGGGTTGAATATTGATATAGTCGATCAACTCAGCCGCCTGACCGCGCGGCGCGCCGGTGAATCCGGTACCGAAGATAGCATCTATGATGTAGTTGGTGTCAAGCTCTGCAGGCAATTGATCGATTGAGTTGAGCTCGTGCATATCGACTCCGACGCCGGCCGCACGGTCAAAATTCAGGCGGGCATCTGCAGGTAACTTGTCCAGCGGACCAAGGAAATAGACGACAACCTTGGCCCCCGCCTGATAGAGACATCGACCAACGACAAAGCCGTCCCCGCCGTTGTTGCCTTTCCCGCAAAATACGGTAACGGTATCACCGGAAGATGCATCGATCACCAGGCTGTTGAGCTTATCAGCGATACCGCGCCCGGCGTTCTCCATCAGTTGATCGCCGGGGATACCTTGATTGTCGATAGTTTCGCGGTCAATCGACCGCATTTGCTCGGCCGTGACGAGCTTCATGAATCATCCTT comes from the Candidatus Zixiibacteriota bacterium genome and includes:
- a CDS encoding NAD(P)H-hydrate dehydratase, encoding MKLVTAEQMRSIDRETIDNQGIPGDQLMENAGRGIADKLNSLVIDASSGDTVTVFCGKGNNGGDGFVVGRCLYQAGAKVVVYFLGPLDKLPADARLNFDRAAGVGVDMHELNSIDQLPAELDTNYIIDAIFGTGFTGAPRGQAAELIDYINIQPQCTIAIDLPSGLNADNGQHDGVAVRADYTCTLALPKYGLFVTPGRELAGAVITVPIGIPDGVVDSLDLKTDLITPDRVASLIPERKPNGHKGDFGKLFLLAGSVGMTGAAAMAAKSALRSGCGMAKVGCPHTALPLIASSVLEATTWPLPDVARKGALALRGLGEVRKLASQHDAVAVGPGVGTHHETSELIRRFVSSLEQPLVVDADGLNALVGHLDVLAKKNVPPILTPHPGEFCRLAGLDVLPEDIHERIQTGQQFATEHRVILVLKGSPTIVAGPNGESFLNPTGNSGMATGGSGDVLTGVIGSFLAQGVRAIEATLIGVFVHGLAGDLAADQLTERSVIAGDLIEYLSEAYETLGC
- the meaB gene encoding methylmalonyl Co-A mutase-associated GTPase MeaB, with translation MELLDRFFSGDIRALSRLITQVENRREGFRKLLGDLSKKTGRAIKIGVTGPPGAGKSTLVYCLTSLLSGAGTKVGIVAVDPSSPFTGGALLGDRVRMGELPSDGRVYFRSMASRGATGGLSSATDNVSMVLDAFGFDIILIETVGVGQVELDIVDACDTVVVVVVPESGDAVQTMKAGLMEVADIMVVNKADRQGAESLAVELKHALHLRTSTQDAWETKVVTTQANQSIGIEKLHQRIREHLEFIKANDHFDRHRRLQVQKKILAILSHRFRREFIDRLAEQVDFDQIVDDVYRGRSDPYLVADELYQTYARSHPS
- the recJ gene encoding single-stranded-DNA-specific exonuclease RecJ, whose protein sequence is MSYTKRIAPLKWVLDDEPDAALIAGLIEECDLPGQVVKVLVKRGIDSAETIQRFLRPQMVDLRDPYDMTSMREGIDRVTQAFCNNEKMVIYGDYDVDGITATTLLYMVLSKLGGDVIFYLPNRLVEGYGLSKDGIDQAKDAGVSLIITVDTGITAIEEVEYARSVGVDVIVTDHHEPGEKIPDAVAIINPKTDGERYPDELSGVGVAFKFAQALYQSHSQDERDLEEHLDLVAMGTAADIVPLVGENRVLTKFGIRQIARTTKPGLKSLTFVSGLMGKDISTGQVVFILAPRINALGRLGAAGEAVRLLSTRDEQVAAEIARKLDEENKRRKAIDETTLKEALAQIQEIVDLDNDRAIILSGEGWHQGVIGIVASRIVERYHLPTIMISVTDGVGKGSARSIPGFHLCEALKECEHLLIKYGGHKYAAGLSIRDDQITEFREAFKKVSIKHLTNEDIAPKLHIDLEIELTEINDDLMQTFEEFSPFGPQNMRPVFLTRNCEVVGQPYIVGKNHLKMRVRKGDPVFDVIGFGFGHMASLISDKGCLVDLAYVIEYNTYNDVTRKQLRLKDIKLTAGNLSTGFA
- a CDS encoding zf-TFIIB domain-containing protein translates to MSEIVCPKCSGPMSNLGISDLSVKQCHRCSGTWLELAEIKSQLDKSTQLWAVLEKGGVATGLPCPTCRYQHLSRAKYGNSEIDWCSACKGMFFDPGELEQIRSSVQRSHSADASGAVGTGADLVVDGVGQVIIEGVWWVVEMIVDAT
- a CDS encoding response regulator, which gives rise to MKILIAEDSALIRRGIAKIVTDQGFKPIEAENGAEALAKLRKNERDIALVILDWNMPLMDGYEVLCKIRSQNDCAHIPVLMATSDGAEEDVIKAIKAGANSYLVKPFKPEDMARQINELTNFKAVPKQ
- a CDS encoding chemotaxis protein CheX; its protein translation is MKKLVYIGENLERADQLRRILSDEYRFEAIERSQAFDLDDCALVIIEKRSDPGSHKRNMVRFKSLVGYRDIPIVISLDQTDLDRQHTPIDHSCTMLISPFDDDQVRRQIQRALTKVGVESSPDEDILQVIAQATRLVVGQIAGVEIVQTGNYARKEYHLSGEVCALMPLSGHLQGCLAVGLSTLLARRLSAQMACCDEGAVSDRDLPDGVGEIINQISGKVKTIMSEQDKSVEISLPEVCRVATGRIAENDTLPVQVLLFECGREAFAVYVCLRQCADNPAMTGAGLSTY